The Hyphomonas sediminis genome contains a region encoding:
- a CDS encoding CPBP family intramembrane glutamic endopeptidase translates to MKTTSLYSPEPAKGWLPWGALAPFLLIFFVAAPVILTDEPFIQWGFVDDRGNPIGANGIYAFLLIPFAITGALVLGWVLFVERRSLRTIGLTPHVGAKAFARGLAIGLASIGAIVAVIWAAGGYQADGFASAFFVPRDLMSIGILFLCFVVQAGVEEIIFRGWLMSALARKFNVTLAVLLTCVVFTFLHYGRGQELLVTGGVFLFSVFACLWALKARNIWGVMGWHIGWNWLLATGFELPVTGFDMGLSALLVRLVPHGPDILTGGSHGPESSVVCLTFFVCGIAMLLWRLRKTAD, encoded by the coding sequence ATGAAAACAACATCGCTATACTCGCCAGAACCCGCAAAGGGATGGCTTCCGTGGGGGGCGCTGGCCCCGTTTCTCCTGATCTTCTTTGTGGCCGCCCCGGTCATCTTGACTGACGAGCCGTTCATTCAATGGGGGTTCGTAGATGACCGTGGCAACCCGATCGGCGCAAACGGTATATATGCCTTCCTTCTGATACCTTTCGCGATAACCGGGGCGCTGGTGCTTGGGTGGGTATTGTTCGTCGAACGCCGGTCGCTTCGCACCATCGGTTTGACGCCGCACGTTGGGGCGAAGGCGTTTGCGCGCGGACTTGCAATCGGCCTGGCGAGCATCGGAGCCATTGTTGCGGTGATCTGGGCGGCGGGCGGATACCAAGCGGACGGATTTGCGAGCGCGTTCTTCGTGCCACGCGACTTGATGAGTATTGGCATTCTATTTCTGTGTTTTGTTGTCCAGGCGGGCGTTGAAGAGATCATTTTCCGCGGCTGGCTCATGTCGGCGCTGGCGCGCAAGTTCAATGTCACCCTGGCCGTCCTGCTGACATGCGTTGTGTTCACTTTCCTGCACTACGGTCGAGGTCAGGAACTGCTGGTCACGGGCGGGGTGTTTCTTTTCTCGGTTTTCGCCTGCCTCTGGGCGCTCAAGGCGCGCAATATCTGGGGTGTCATGGGGTGGCACATTGGGTGGAACTGGCTACTTGCGACGGGCTTTGAATTGCCGGTTACCGGATTTGACATGGGCTTGTCGGCGCTTCTGGTCAGGCTTGTGCCACACGGTCCAGATATCCTGACCGGCGGTTCCCACGGGCCAGAGAGTAG
- a CDS encoding helix-turn-helix transcriptional regulator has product MTEPAENWFVEAPGDIHRIEACLTGAAYAPHRHDTYTIGITLSGIQSFTYRGAERASYPGQAVILHPDEKHDGRAGDDAAFRYRAAYISPADIQEALNGRALPFVEGGVSIDARLQRSATALLGDYERPLSRLEYQDGLYDLAIALQAAAGAGVVIKRVNREAAAGARDYIEANLSSGFSLEDLEHATGHCRWQLSRDFRAMFGTSPYRYLILRRLDLARRMMRDGGTIAEIAHECGFSDQSHFGRAFKQAFGLTPKTWLGSVRNSHDRSIRA; this is encoded by the coding sequence GTGACCGAGCCCGCCGAAAACTGGTTTGTCGAAGCCCCCGGCGACATTCACCGAATAGAAGCGTGCCTTACCGGCGCAGCGTACGCGCCCCACCGCCACGACACCTATACAATCGGCATCACATTGAGCGGCATTCAGAGCTTCACGTATCGTGGCGCTGAAAGAGCTTCTTATCCCGGCCAGGCGGTCATCCTGCACCCCGACGAAAAGCATGATGGCCGCGCCGGTGACGATGCGGCCTTTCGCTATCGCGCCGCCTATATCTCTCCAGCCGACATTCAAGAAGCGCTGAACGGAAGGGCGTTGCCGTTCGTTGAAGGCGGCGTTTCGATTGACGCTCGCCTGCAAAGGTCGGCCACAGCCCTGCTGGGAGACTACGAGCGGCCGCTGTCGAGACTAGAGTATCAGGACGGGCTCTACGATCTGGCGATTGCGCTGCAGGCCGCAGCGGGCGCCGGCGTCGTCATCAAGCGGGTCAATCGTGAGGCGGCAGCCGGCGCACGCGATTACATCGAGGCCAATCTCTCAAGCGGATTCTCGCTCGAAGACCTGGAGCATGCGACGGGCCATTGCCGCTGGCAGTTGTCACGAGATTTTCGCGCCATGTTCGGCACGAGTCCGTACAGATACCTTATTTTACGGCGGCTGGATCTGGCGCGCCGGATGATGCGCGACGGCGGCACGATCGCCGAAATTGCCCATGAGTGTGGTTTTTCGGACCAGAGCCATTTCGGGCGTGCGTTCAAGCAGGCCTTTGGATTGACACCCAAAACTTGGCTCGGGAGCGTGCGGAATTCGCACGATCGTTCTATAAGGGCCTAG
- the lon gene encoding endopeptidase La produces MPKSKTVPVLPLRDIVVFPDMVAPLFVGRDKSVRALEMIEESDNEIMLVAQKDAAIDNPVAEDMHATGTLATILQLLKLPDGTVKVLVEGRARARLVQLHDRVEYFEAEVETIPEADVAGSDIQALMRAVQEQFESYVKLNRKIPPEAVTTISQLTEPGRLADQVASNLSVKLSDKQDLLEMPDVKERLEKVFSLMEGEMGMLQMERKIKNRVKRQMEKTQREYYLNEQMKAIQRELGDQGEGSDRDELAELDQKIADTPLSQEARAKAEAEIKKLRQMSPMSAESTVVRNYLDWLLSLPWGKRKDIQTDLVKAEHQLDDDHYGLDKVKERILEYLAVQKRTGRLKGPILCLVGPPGVGKTSLGRSIAEATGRDFVRVSLGGVRDESEIRGHRRTYIGSMPGRIIQSLKKTKTGNPLFLLDEIDKMGMDHRGDPASALLEVLDPEQNATFNDHYLEVDYDLSDVMFVTTANSLNMPQPLLDRMEIIRIAGYTEDEKLEITKRHLVPQVREDHGLKEEEWIVTDEAIRDLIRYYSREAGVRSLKREVARLARKAVRDIATKDLPSLTITAENLSEYAGVRKYRYGLADETDQVGAVTGLAWTEVGGDLLTIEAVKMPGRGAMKVTGNLRDVMKESIQAASSLVRSRSVDLGIKPTVFNTTDIHVHVPDGATPKDGPSAGIAMTTAIVSLLTGTPVNREVAMTGEVSLRGRVLPIGGLKEKLLAALRGGIKTVLIPKENEKDLDEIPENVKTGLKIIPVSDIQEVLKLALTRPLAPIEWSAEDEARLQASLGGGAANAGDSDAVRTH; encoded by the coding sequence ATGCCAAAATCCAAGACAGTGCCGGTGTTGCCGCTTCGGGACATCGTTGTTTTCCCCGACATGGTTGCGCCGCTGTTCGTCGGCCGCGACAAGTCTGTCCGGGCGCTCGAGATGATCGAGGAGTCCGACAATGAGATCATGCTGGTGGCCCAGAAGGACGCCGCCATCGACAATCCCGTGGCCGAGGACATGCACGCCACCGGGACGCTCGCCACCATCCTGCAATTGCTGAAACTGCCCGACGGCACCGTGAAGGTGCTGGTGGAAGGCCGCGCCCGTGCGCGCCTCGTGCAGCTGCACGACCGGGTGGAGTATTTCGAAGCCGAGGTCGAGACGATCCCGGAAGCCGATGTGGCTGGCTCCGACATCCAGGCGCTGATGCGCGCCGTGCAGGAGCAGTTCGAGAGCTATGTGAAGCTCAACCGCAAGATCCCGCCGGAAGCTGTGACGACCATCAGCCAGCTCACCGAGCCGGGCCGCCTGGCAGACCAGGTGGCGTCGAACCTGTCGGTCAAGCTCTCCGACAAGCAGGACCTGCTGGAGATGCCGGACGTGAAGGAGCGCCTGGAGAAGGTCTTCTCACTGATGGAAGGCGAGATGGGCATGCTCCAGATGGAGCGGAAGATCAAAAACCGCGTCAAGCGTCAGATGGAGAAGACGCAGCGCGAGTATTACCTGAACGAGCAGATGAAGGCGATCCAGCGCGAGCTGGGCGATCAGGGCGAAGGCTCTGACCGCGATGAGCTGGCCGAACTCGACCAGAAGATCGCCGACACGCCGCTGAGCCAGGAAGCCCGCGCCAAGGCCGAGGCCGAAATCAAGAAGCTGCGCCAGATGTCGCCGATGTCTGCCGAATCCACGGTCGTGCGCAATTATCTCGACTGGCTGCTGTCGCTGCCCTGGGGCAAGCGGAAGGACATCCAGACCGACCTTGTGAAAGCCGAGCACCAGCTCGACGACGACCATTACGGCCTCGACAAGGTGAAAGAGCGTATCCTGGAATACCTCGCCGTGCAGAAACGGACCGGCCGCCTGAAAGGCCCGATCCTCTGCCTCGTCGGACCGCCGGGCGTGGGTAAGACCTCGCTGGGCCGCTCGATTGCCGAAGCCACGGGACGCGACTTTGTGCGCGTGTCGCTGGGCGGCGTGCGCGACGAAAGCGAGATCCGCGGTCACCGCCGCACCTATATCGGCTCGATGCCGGGCCGGATCATCCAGAGCCTGAAGAAGACGAAGACGGGCAACCCGCTCTTCCTTCTCGACGAGATCGACAAGATGGGCATGGACCATCGCGGCGATCCGGCGTCGGCCCTGCTTGAGGTGCTCGACCCGGAGCAAAACGCGACGTTCAACGACCACTATCTGGAAGTCGATTACGACCTTTCGGACGTAATGTTCGTGACGACGGCGAACTCGCTCAACATGCCCCAGCCCCTGCTGGACCGGATGGAGATCATCCGTATTGCGGGGTACACGGAAGATGAAAAGCTGGAGATCACCAAACGCCACCTGGTTCCGCAGGTGCGTGAGGATCACGGCCTGAAGGAAGAGGAGTGGATCGTCACCGACGAAGCCATCCGCGACCTGATCCGCTACTACTCCCGTGAAGCGGGCGTGCGCAGCCTGAAGCGCGAAGTGGCACGCCTTGCCCGCAAGGCGGTGCGCGACATTGCGACGAAGGACCTGCCGAGCCTGACGATCACGGCGGAAAACCTTTCCGAGTATGCCGGCGTGCGCAAGTATCGCTATGGCCTCGCGGACGAGACCGATCAGGTCGGCGCCGTCACCGGCCTTGCCTGGACGGAAGTGGGCGGTGACCTGCTGACGATCGAGGCGGTGAAAATGCCAGGCCGCGGCGCCATGAAGGTGACCGGGAACCTGCGCGATGTGATGAAGGAATCGATCCAGGCGGCCAGCTCGCTGGTGCGCTCGCGCTCGGTCGATCTCGGCATCAAGCCGACCGTGTTCAACACGACCGACATCCACGTGCACGTGCCCGATGGCGCTACGCCGAAGGACGGCCCATCCGCCGGTATCGCCATGACGACGGCCATCGTTTCGCTGCTGACCGGCACGCCGGTGAACCGCGAAGTGGCGATGACCGGGGAAGTGTCCCTGCGTGGCCGGGTGCTGCCGATTGGCGGTCTCAAGGAGAAACTGCTCGCGGCCCTGCGCGGCGGCATCAAGACGGTGCTGATCCCGAAGGAGAACGAGAAGGATCTCGACGAGATTCCCGAGAATGTGAAGACCGGCCTGAAGATCATTCCGGTCTCTGACATTCAGGAAGTGCTGAAACTGGCGCTGACACGCCCGCTCGCCCCGATCGAATGGTCGGCAGAGGATGAAGCCCGCCTGCAGGCGAGCCTTGGTGGCGGCGCGGCCAATGCCGGGGATTCCGACGCTGTGCGCACGCACTGA
- the parE gene encoding DNA topoisomerase IV subunit B yields MSSARQMKQDDLLAGTAGYSAKDIEVLEGLEPVRKRPGMYIGGTDERAWHHLFAEVLDNSMDEAVAGHASRIEIKLTADGFLTVTDNGRGIPIDPHPKFPKKSALEVIMTTLHSGGKFSDKAYSTAGGLHGVGISVVNALSEKVVVEVARDRTLYRQEFSRGLPVGKLQKVGPVPNRRGTSVSFKPDHQIFGDKLRWRPQRLFQMARSKAYLFRGVEIRWACDPELLPEDSKVPAEAVLSYPNGLADQLLEVFGDKGTITESPFTGLVDMGAEGKVEWAIAWTQAGFGDADGFSRSYCNTIPTPEGGTHEAGFRSAITKGIRNFGELTGNKKASEVTAEDVMGHSGLLLSVFIRGPEFVGQTKDKLSSTHAFRLVENAVRDHFDHWLAGSPKEANKLLSWAIDRADERARRRKAKEISRKSATKKLRLPGKLADCSAKGPESTELFLVEGDSAGGSAKQARNRETQAILPLRGKILNVESASDDKLMANQELADLSLALGTELGRKFNIDDLRYERIIIMTDADVDGAHIASLLITFFYRMTPGLIEAGRLFLALPPLYKLSNKGNIHYAMDDADRARIMKEHFKSNQKVDMTRFKGLGEMNPAQLKETTMNPATRTLARVTLPATMDDLEVKPADLINTLMGKKAELRFRFIQENAAFVEELDI; encoded by the coding sequence ATGTCCTCAGCGCGGCAGATGAAACAGGATGATCTGCTGGCCGGCACTGCCGGCTATTCTGCCAAGGATATCGAGGTTCTCGAAGGCCTTGAGCCCGTCCGCAAGCGCCCCGGCATGTATATCGGCGGCACCGATGAGCGCGCCTGGCACCACCTGTTCGCCGAAGTCCTCGACAACTCGATGGACGAAGCCGTCGCCGGCCATGCCAGCCGCATCGAGATCAAGCTCACCGCCGACGGTTTCCTGACCGTCACCGATAACGGACGCGGCATCCCGATCGATCCACACCCGAAATTCCCCAAGAAATCTGCGCTCGAAGTCATCATGACGACGCTGCACTCGGGCGGCAAATTCTCCGACAAGGCCTACTCAACCGCCGGCGGCCTCCACGGCGTCGGCATCTCGGTGGTCAACGCGCTCTCCGAAAAGGTCGTCGTCGAGGTCGCCCGCGACCGCACGCTCTACCGGCAGGAATTCTCGCGCGGCCTGCCCGTCGGCAAGCTCCAGAAGGTCGGCCCCGTGCCCAACCGGCGCGGCACCTCGGTCAGCTTCAAGCCCGACCACCAGATTTTCGGCGACAAGCTCCGCTGGCGCCCCCAGCGCCTGTTCCAGATGGCGCGCTCGAAAGCCTATCTCTTCCGCGGCGTTGAAATCCGCTGGGCCTGTGATCCGGAGCTTCTGCCGGAGGACTCCAAAGTCCCCGCCGAAGCCGTCCTCTCCTATCCCAATGGCCTGGCCGACCAGCTGCTGGAAGTCTTCGGCGATAAGGGCACGATCACGGAAAGCCCCTTCACCGGCCTCGTGGACATGGGCGCCGAAGGCAAGGTCGAATGGGCCATCGCCTGGACGCAGGCCGGTTTCGGCGATGCCGACGGCTTCTCCCGCTCCTATTGTAACACCATCCCGACGCCCGAAGGCGGCACCCATGAGGCCGGCTTCCGCTCGGCCATCACCAAGGGCATCCGCAATTTCGGCGAGCTGACCGGCAACAAGAAAGCCTCCGAAGTCACCGCCGAGGATGTCATGGGCCATTCCGGCCTCCTCCTCTCGGTCTTCATCCGCGGGCCTGAGTTCGTCGGCCAGACCAAAGACAAGCTCTCCTCCACCCACGCTTTCCGCCTGGTGGAAAACGCCGTCCGCGATCACTTCGACCATTGGCTGGCCGGTTCGCCCAAAGAGGCCAACAAGCTGCTGAGCTGGGCCATCGACCGCGCCGACGAGCGGGCCCGCCGCCGCAAGGCGAAGGAAATCTCCCGCAAATCGGCCACCAAGAAGCTGCGCCTCCCCGGCAAGCTGGCCGACTGTTCGGCCAAGGGCCCGGAAAGCACCGAACTCTTCCTCGTCGAGGGCGACTCGGCCGGCGGCTCCGCCAAACAGGCGCGCAACCGCGAGACGCAGGCCATCCTGCCCCTGCGCGGCAAGATCCTGAACGTCGAAAGCGCGTCGGACGACAAGCTGATGGCCAACCAGGAACTGGCTGACCTCTCCCTTGCTCTGGGCACGGAGCTTGGCCGCAAGTTCAACATCGACGACCTTCGCTATGAGCGCATCATCATCATGACCGATGCTGACGTTGACGGCGCCCACATCGCATCGCTGCTGATCACTTTCTTCTACCGGATGACACCGGGTCTGATCGAGGCTGGCCGCCTCTTCCTCGCCCTGCCCCCGCTCTACAAGCTGTCAAACAAGGGTAACATCCACTACGCGATGGACGATGCCGACCGTGCCCGGATCATGAAGGAACACTTCAAGAGCAACCAGAAGGTCGACATGACGCGCTTCAAGGGCCTCGGCGAGATGAACCCCGCCCAGCTGAAAGAAACCACCATGAACCCGGCCACCCGCACGCTCGCCCGCGTGACGCTGCCCGCCACCATGGACGACCTGGAAGTCAAACCGGCGGACCTCATCAACACGCTGATGGGCAAGAAGGCCGAACTGCGTTTCCGCTTTATCCAGGAAAACGCCGCCTTCGTCGAAGAGCTGGACATCTGA
- a CDS encoding BLUF domain-containing protein, with translation MSNDLFRLIYVSTATPGLSQQDVADILDVSQSNNEERYITGYLVHNGPSFMQLIEGPRPEIEGIYTRIMHDQRHTGLVRILAEKAEHRAFPRWSMNYFRVDHSGQNGSMLARRDDPVDSLMSADAPRDLIYTFSKFIRQG, from the coding sequence ATGAGCAACGACCTATTCAGACTGATCTATGTGAGCACCGCCACACCCGGCCTGTCTCAGCAGGACGTGGCGGATATTCTTGACGTTTCTCAATCCAATAACGAGGAACGCTATATCACCGGCTATCTGGTGCATAACGGGCCGAGCTTCATGCAGCTCATTGAAGGCCCGCGCCCGGAGATTGAAGGCATTTACACCCGCATCATGCACGACCAGCGCCATACCGGCCTTGTGCGGATCCTGGCGGAGAAAGCCGAACACCGGGCCTTCCCCCGCTGGTCCATGAACTATTTCCGTGTGGACCATTCCGGGCAAAACGGTTCGATGCTGGCGCGCCGGGATGATCCTGTGGACAGCTTGATGTCTGCCGACGCGCCGCGCGACCTGATCTACACCTTCTCAAAGTTCATCCGGCAGGGCTGA
- a CDS encoding SDR family NAD(P)-dependent oxidoreductase, whose amino-acid sequence MTTQDLAGRTALITGSATGLGRSIALKLAERGASVIINCTKSIADGEATVADCQKAGAQARLVQADVSTDEGCQKLADAAAQSGRLDILVNNAGITKHARDHSDLDALSRQDFLDLYSVNVAGPFILMQKTKDLMVEAYRQTGRASAVLNVSSIAGVAGVGSSVAYAASKGAFNTMTISLARALAPAIRVNAVCPGFIGTRWFKDTMSEEQYKKMEAGVAASVPLNVASGPDDIADSALFLVTDASRHISGETLLVDAGMHLGYAPLKAR is encoded by the coding sequence ATGACCACGCAGGATCTCGCAGGACGCACCGCCCTGATAACCGGCTCCGCCACCGGCCTTGGCCGCTCGATCGCCCTGAAACTGGCCGAGCGCGGCGCCAGCGTCATCATCAACTGCACCAAATCCATTGCCGATGGCGAAGCCACCGTAGCCGACTGCCAGAAGGCCGGCGCGCAGGCTCGCCTCGTGCAGGCCGATGTGTCCACCGATGAAGGCTGCCAGAAACTGGCCGACGCCGCCGCCCAGTCCGGCCGCCTCGACATTCTCGTCAACAATGCCGGCATCACCAAGCACGCCCGCGATCACAGCGATCTGGATGCGCTGAGCCGTCAGGATTTCCTCGATCTCTACTCGGTCAATGTCGCCGGCCCATTCATCCTTATGCAGAAGACAAAAGACCTGATGGTCGAGGCTTATCGCCAGACCGGTCGCGCCTCCGCCGTTCTCAACGTCTCCTCGATCGCCGGCGTCGCCGGGGTTGGCTCCTCGGTCGCCTACGCCGCCTCCAAGGGCGCCTTCAACACCATGACGATCAGCCTCGCCCGCGCATTGGCCCCGGCCATCCGCGTCAACGCCGTTTGCCCCGGATTCATCGGCACGCGCTGGTTCAAGGACACAATGAGCGAGGAGCAATACAAGAAGATGGAAGCCGGTGTTGCCGCCTCGGTGCCCCTCAATGTGGCCTCCGGCCCAGACGACATCGCAGATTCTGCGCTGTTTCTGGTGACCGACGCGTCCCGTCACATAAGTGGTGAAACACTGCTGGTGGATGCCGGGATGCACCTTGGTTATGCTCCGCTGAAGGCACGCTGA
- a CDS encoding TorF family putative porin, producing MRMKFLQAGVALAAMVAAAGTASAQGEFSGNVALTSDYVWRGVSQSGGDMAISGGFDYTNGMFYAGTWASSIDFDSGSDPNVELDFYGGLAGEFASGISWDVGLLYYTYPDSEDDDLDFLEIKGALGYSFDSGLSIGGEAYYDLDNENLYVAASAGYSLTDAFSVDGSVGNYQFDAGGDYTNWSLGGTYSAAGFDFDLRYWDTDIDGSDLADERVVFTIARSM from the coding sequence ATGCGTATGAAATTTCTTCAGGCAGGTGTCGCACTGGCCGCCATGGTGGCAGCCGCAGGCACTGCATCTGCACAAGGCGAATTCTCGGGCAACGTCGCTCTGACGTCGGACTATGTCTGGCGCGGTGTGTCGCAATCGGGTGGCGACATGGCCATCTCCGGCGGCTTCGACTACACCAACGGCATGTTCTATGCTGGCACCTGGGCGTCCAGCATCGACTTCGACAGCGGCTCCGACCCGAACGTCGAACTCGACTTCTACGGCGGCCTGGCCGGTGAGTTTGCCAGCGGCATCTCCTGGGATGTCGGCCTGCTCTACTATACCTACCCGGACTCTGAGGATGACGATCTCGACTTCCTCGAGATCAAGGGTGCCCTGGGCTACTCCTTCGACAGCGGCCTCTCGATCGGCGGCGAAGCTTACTACGACCTCGACAATGAGAACCTCTACGTCGCGGCTTCGGCCGGTTACTCGCTGACCGACGCCTTCAGCGTAGACGGCAGCGTCGGCAACTACCAGTTCGACGCTGGTGGCGACTACACCAACTGGTCGCTCGGCGGCACCTACTCGGCAGCTGGCTTCGACTTCGACCTGCGTTACTGGGATACCGACATCGACGGTTCCGACCTGGCCGACGAGCGCGTCGTCTTCACGATTGCAAGGTCCATGTAA
- the ald gene encoding alanine dehydrogenase, protein MRIGVPTEIKKQESRVGLTPESVGELVRAGHQVNIQAGAGIASGFADEAYTTVGAQILPGADEVFASSELIVKVKEPQPEEIARLTPNHTLFTYLHLAPDPVQARGLMNSGCLAIAYETVTDAHGGLPLLRPMSQVAGRMSMQVAAGALMRTKGRGRGILMGGVPGVAPAKVVIIGGGVSGTHAAEIAVGMRADVWVFDRNNERLGELDEQFRGTVNTMYSTAHSLSDAIKDADLVIGAVLIPGASAPKLVSRAQLSTMQPGSVLVDIAIDQGGCFETSRPTTHDDPIYEVDGILHYCVANMPGAVPRTSTYALNNATLPFVMQLANHGARNAINANKHLANGLTVDQGAIAHKLVARDLGEKYVRPDWLTVI, encoded by the coding sequence ATGCGCATTGGCGTTCCAACTGAGATCAAAAAGCAGGAATCCCGCGTCGGCCTGACACCTGAAAGCGTTGGCGAGCTTGTCCGCGCCGGCCATCAGGTGAACATCCAGGCAGGCGCGGGCATCGCTTCGGGCTTTGCGGACGAAGCGTACACAACCGTTGGCGCGCAGATCCTGCCCGGTGCCGACGAAGTGTTCGCCAGCAGCGAACTGATCGTGAAGGTGAAGGAACCGCAGCCGGAAGAAATCGCGCGCCTCACCCCAAACCATACCCTCTTCACCTATCTCCACCTGGCGCCCGATCCGGTCCAGGCCAGGGGCCTTATGAACTCCGGCTGTCTCGCCATCGCCTACGAAACCGTCACGGACGCGCATGGCGGCCTGCCGCTGCTGCGGCCGATGAGCCAGGTGGCTGGCCGAATGTCCATGCAGGTTGCCGCCGGCGCACTGATGCGCACCAAGGGTCGCGGTCGCGGCATCCTGATGGGCGGCGTTCCTGGCGTTGCCCCTGCCAAGGTCGTCATCATCGGCGGCGGCGTTTCCGGCACACATGCCGCGGAGATCGCCGTCGGCATGCGCGCAGATGTCTGGGTCTTCGATCGCAACAATGAGCGCCTCGGCGAACTCGACGAGCAGTTCCGCGGCACGGTCAATACGATGTATTCCACCGCCCACTCCCTGTCCGATGCGATCAAGGACGCCGATCTGGTCATCGGCGCCGTGCTCATCCCCGGCGCCTCGGCTCCCAAGCTGGTCAGCCGCGCGCAACTTTCGACCATGCAACCGGGCTCGGTCCTCGTCGACATCGCCATCGACCAGGGCGGCTGCTTTGAAACAAGCCGTCCGACTACGCATGATGATCCGATCTATGAAGTCGATGGCATCCTGCATTATTGCGTTGCCAACATGCCGGGCGCCGTTCCGCGCACATCCACCTATGCGCTCAACAACGCCACCCTGCCCTTCGTGATGCAGCTCGCCAATCACGGCGCCCGCAACGCGATCAACGCCAACAAGCATCTGGCCAATGGCCTCACCGTCGATCAGGGCGCCATCGCGCACAAGCTGGTGGCCCGCGATCTCGGCGAGAAATACGTTCGCCCGGACTGGCTGACAGTTATCTGA
- a CDS encoding metal-dependent hydrolase family protein → MTLLTGLKRTAAIAVISAVAAFPAMAETIVIHAGKVLDIPGNAPRGATTITVTDGKIVSLESGFKAARDKKARVIDLKDSYVLPGLIDSHVHLTSDAGGIAGQLQGVTLSPGAQAFDAWENGMKTLRAGFTTVRNLGDGDGAVLALRDAVNDGQIQGPRILDAAASISVSSGHMDGSLGFRDDLRPYFRAEGNTCDGADDCRRAVRLQVARGADVIKLATTGGVNSRIGAGLGRQMFEDEAYAIVQTANLFGKKVAAHAHGGDGIRLALEAGVDSIEHGTILDPETIEAFVASGAYYVPTLSTVNGYIERIEANADAYEPDVRAKIEWRIGITGKSLEILYPKGVPIAFGTDAGVSKHGRNADEFELLVRFGMPPMEAIKAATVNAADLLGVTDVAGTLEPGKSADIIAVKGDPLADIKVLKSVNFVMARGEVIKE, encoded by the coding sequence ATGACCCTGCTGACTGGCCTGAAACGCACGGCCGCAATTGCCGTAATCTCAGCGGTTGCCGCGTTTCCCGCGATGGCTGAGACCATCGTGATCCATGCCGGAAAGGTGCTGGATATTCCCGGCAACGCGCCGCGCGGCGCAACCACCATCACCGTTACCGATGGCAAGATCGTCTCGCTCGAAAGCGGCTTCAAGGCCGCGCGCGACAAGAAAGCCCGCGTGATCGACCTGAAGGACAGCTATGTCCTGCCGGGCCTGATCGATTCCCACGTCCACCTTACCTCTGACGCCGGCGGGATTGCCGGGCAGCTTCAGGGGGTGACGCTGTCTCCTGGGGCTCAGGCATTCGACGCCTGGGAAAACGGCATGAAAACCCTGCGCGCAGGCTTTACCACCGTGCGCAATCTGGGCGATGGCGACGGCGCTGTGCTGGCGCTGCGCGACGCCGTGAATGATGGCCAGATTCAAGGGCCGCGCATTCTCGATGCCGCAGCGTCCATCTCTGTTTCATCCGGCCATATGGACGGCTCATTGGGCTTCCGCGACGATCTGCGCCCCTATTTCCGCGCGGAAGGAAACACCTGTGACGGCGCTGATGATTGCCGCCGGGCTGTCCGCCTGCAGGTCGCGCGTGGAGCAGATGTCATCAAACTGGCAACGACCGGCGGCGTGAACAGCCGCATCGGCGCCGGCCTTGGCCGCCAGATGTTCGAGGATGAGGCCTATGCCATCGTGCAGACGGCTAATCTTTTCGGCAAGAAAGTTGCCGCGCACGCCCATGGTGGCGATGGCATTCGGCTCGCCCTCGAAGCCGGTGTCGACTCGATCGAACACGGCACGATCCTCGACCCCGAAACGATTGAAGCTTTCGTTGCGTCGGGCGCCTATTACGTGCCGACCCTGTCGACCGTGAACGGATATATCGAACGGATCGAAGCCAATGCCGACGCCTATGAGCCGGATGTGCGCGCCAAGATCGAATGGCGCATCGGCATCACAGGCAAGAGCCTTGAGATCCTTTACCCGAAGGGCGTTCCGATTGCATTCGGCACGGACGCCGGTGTTTCCAAGCATGGCCGCAACGCTGACGAGTTCGAGCTTCTGGTTCGTTTCGGCATGCCGCCAATGGAAGCGATCAAGGCCGCAACCGTGAACGCGGCAGACCTGCTGGGTGTGACGGATGTGGCGGGTACGCTGGAGCCGGGCAAGAGCGCCGACATCATCGCTGTGAAGGGTGATCCGCTGGCGGACATCAAGGTGTTGAAGTCGGTCAACTTCGTGATGGCGCGCGGCGAAGTCATCAAGGAATAG